A portion of the Leptospira noumeaensis genome contains these proteins:
- the ftsA gene encoding cell division protein FtsA, whose product MSYDDVPIITALDLGSSLVKVVIGRLVGDHEIEIIGTGVYPSAGIKNGSIVNIETTTKSIIEAFGDAELMAGQEVNAVVVNVSGKSVYGFNEKGIIAVTNRERIVSETDIMRVVEAAQAVHVPNDQQVIHVLTKEFKVDDQVNIKDPIGMTGVRLEAEVHIVSCGNTALNNIDRCVEQAGLLQMDRVLSSLASSEAILTSGEKDLGTAVIDIGAGICDIIIYVDGGIAFSSVVPFGGFHITSDISIGLKTTVETAEVIKKRYGHTRIDMVDPTEKFEIPSISGRPARSVFRQELVEILEPRVREILEMIDHELVRSGFKSSLAGGVILTGGTSLLQGIEATAEEVLRLSVGRAKPAGLSGLVDKISSPEYATAVGLIKYSSKIQNLEQRNMHSGSDSDGWMKKVRRWMENNL is encoded by the coding sequence ATGAGCTATGATGATGTACCTATCATAACGGCCTTGGATTTAGGATCCTCACTTGTAAAAGTTGTCATTGGACGACTTGTTGGGGATCATGAAATTGAAATTATTGGGACGGGAGTTTATCCTTCTGCTGGAATCAAAAATGGTTCCATTGTTAATATTGAAACCACTACCAAATCCATCATAGAAGCGTTTGGTGATGCAGAGCTAATGGCTGGCCAAGAAGTAAATGCCGTTGTGGTTAATGTTTCTGGAAAGTCAGTGTATGGATTCAATGAAAAAGGAATCATCGCTGTAACAAACAGAGAACGGATTGTTTCTGAAACCGATATCATGCGAGTTGTGGAAGCAGCCCAAGCAGTACATGTCCCTAACGACCAACAAGTCATCCATGTTCTCACAAAAGAATTCAAGGTGGACGACCAAGTTAATATCAAAGATCCCATTGGGATGACTGGGGTTCGTTTAGAGGCAGAAGTACATATTGTATCTTGTGGGAATACAGCTCTCAACAACATTGATCGTTGTGTGGAACAAGCAGGTCTTTTGCAAATGGATCGAGTGTTATCCAGTCTTGCTTCTTCAGAGGCCATCCTCACATCAGGTGAAAAAGATTTAGGAACTGCTGTCATTGATATTGGTGCCGGAATCTGTGATATCATTATCTATGTGGATGGGGGAATTGCTTTTTCCTCCGTAGTTCCCTTTGGTGGGTTTCATATCACTAGCGATATTTCCATTGGTTTAAAAACCACTGTGGAAACAGCTGAAGTCATCAAAAAACGTTATGGCCATACAAGAATCGATATGGTTGACCCTACGGAAAAATTTGAAATCCCTTCGATTTCAGGAAGGCCTGCACGTTCTGTCTTTCGCCAAGAACTCGTTGAAATTTTAGAGCCAAGGGTTCGCGAAATTTTAGAGATGATTGATCATGAACTCGTAAGGTCAGGATTTAAGTCTAGTTTGGCGGGAGGAGTGATCCTTACCGGCGGAACTTCGCTTTTACAAGGGATTGAAGCTACTGCCGAAGAAGTATTGCGCCTGTCAGTCGGTCGTGCGAAACCAGCAGGCCTTAGTGGACTTGTGGATAAAATTTCCTCACCTGAATATGCCACGGCTGTTGGTCTAATTAAATATAGTTCAAAAATACAAAATCTAGAACAAAGAAACATGCATTCCGGATCTGATTCAGACGGTTGGATGAAGAAGGTTCGTCGTTGGATGGAGAATAATCTCTAA
- a CDS encoding DUF1574 domain-containing protein, whose translation MRSKFLGIGITLLLFLVLEIVVRFTGVHYLEQPEIFFVNLKKKFVESGTGDADIIVLGDSRSMALAGYAKQSGIEFSVYNHSLPAMGPKYYRFFLDKYLQKGNTKPKMVLFAASPKLYSTGYGPPLYDPDAKQVKENESVSTYLNRRWNEGIEKNFFRTPAPSNIVSYSGKQEDFNQILWEFFGHRYLHQFTYSELSEQYSGVERLFILSKAAPLLYESYRFHGAIRNALSGSNWKVDKNYKERSLFCESCENIEAGLCKPSPSQLEDNLTIEDQITRHLGKYNISNRLKPELVMFSKQLVRKELEEELKNPIPYVYTSPDFVVLKDLIEYTRARGIGFGLVYMPWLKERQNTRESQDLLRDLKVFFRENPDAGLFFFPDSSYPSERFVDNIHYDCQGEKRVNEEFRNFVIPQVFRFLHSKQKSN comes from the coding sequence TTGCGTTCTAAATTTTTAGGAATAGGGATTACCCTTTTATTGTTTTTAGTTTTGGAAATTGTGGTTCGGTTTACCGGAGTTCACTATCTGGAACAACCAGAGATCTTTTTTGTTAACTTAAAGAAAAAGTTCGTGGAATCTGGAACGGGTGATGCCGATATCATTGTGTTAGGTGATTCCAGGTCGATGGCCCTTGCGGGATATGCAAAACAATCGGGAATTGAATTTTCGGTTTATAACCATAGTTTACCTGCGATGGGGCCAAAATACTACCGTTTCTTTTTGGATAAATACTTACAAAAAGGAAATACAAAGCCAAAAATGGTTTTGTTTGCCGCATCACCTAAACTCTATTCGACGGGTTACGGCCCACCGCTGTATGATCCAGATGCAAAACAAGTTAAGGAAAACGAATCCGTTTCTACTTATTTGAACCGCAGGTGGAACGAAGGAATCGAAAAGAATTTTTTTCGAACTCCGGCACCAAGTAATATTGTGAGTTACAGTGGAAAACAAGAAGACTTCAACCAAATCCTTTGGGAATTTTTTGGTCATAGATACTTACACCAATTTACTTATTCTGAACTTTCCGAACAATATTCAGGTGTGGAAAGATTGTTCATTCTATCCAAAGCAGCACCTTTGTTATACGAATCTTACCGTTTCCACGGAGCCATTCGCAATGCACTCAGTGGATCCAATTGGAAAGTAGATAAAAATTACAAAGAAAGGTCTCTTTTCTGCGAATCATGTGAAAATATAGAAGCGGGCCTTTGTAAACCGTCTCCTTCCCAATTAGAGGACAATCTTACCATTGAAGACCAAATCACTCGTCATTTAGGAAAATACAATATCTCCAATCGATTGAAACCAGAACTTGTGATGTTTTCCAAACAACTGGTTCGTAAGGAATTGGAGGAAGAATTAAAAAATCCGATTCCTTATGTTTACACAAGTCCAGATTTTGTGGTACTCAAAGATTTAATCGAATACACTCGGGCAAGGGGCATTGGGTTTGGACTCGTTTATATGCCTTGGCTAAAGGAAAGGCAAAACACAAGGGAATCACAGGATTTACTTCGTGACCTAAAAGTTTTTTTCCGAGAGAATCCGGATGCAGGCCTTTTTTTCTTTCCTGATTCTTCTTACCCAAGCGAGAGATTTGTAGATAATATCCATTACGATTGCCAAGGGGAAAAACGGGTAAACGAAGAATTCCGTAATTTTGTAATCCCCCAAGTGTTTCGTTTTTTGCATTCCAAACAAAAATCCAATTGA
- a CDS encoding MBOAT family O-acyltransferase has translation MLFNTFVFLLFFLVVYSVFLGFGWFAGKQKWAYRAQNLWLLLASYFFYGWWEWFFLTLILISTIIDYCAAIFIENTENQVRRRLYLSVSIVANLGLLFTMKYYDFFAVNLIDSWNQLSLWMGYTAVTDSHTYLLRNIILPVGISFYTFQTMSYTIDVFRRQIKAERDFFDFALFVNYFPQLVAGPIERAADLLPQLKKPKFPTWDGVQKGLYDILLGYFMKVFVADNLSTYVDQVFLAGKSLYTQNPDIIQAMDGSQVFAGGFLFLTQIYCDFAGYSFIALGVSRLLGVTLTVNFETPEFSKTPTEFWNRWHVTLNRWFRDYIYISLGGSKYGKFAQYRNLFIIFFLSGLWHGANWTFITWGCLQGVYTIIYLVAFAKKKEDKSSDLEIPTPTLWGKIQSILSGTFSRLLIYTLVVFSAVGFRSYDASMMFLYMKKFLMVWDWDLNPNNNVKDMLGLFEEYFKIFLPLLIIDGITYFKKERYWVFLSHPLIQVFVLFFMGFLILTRGVFGKEVIYFAF, from the coding sequence ATGCTTTTTAATACTTTTGTCTTTTTGTTATTCTTTCTGGTCGTGTATTCGGTCTTTTTGGGATTCGGATGGTTTGCCGGAAAACAGAAATGGGCCTACCGGGCACAAAACCTATGGTTACTCCTTGCATCCTATTTTTTTTACGGATGGTGGGAATGGTTTTTCCTAACCCTCATCCTCATTAGTACCATCATCGACTACTGTGCTGCGATCTTTATTGAGAATACGGAAAACCAAGTTCGTCGTCGTCTTTATCTATCAGTTTCGATTGTTGCCAACTTGGGCCTACTTTTTACAATGAAGTACTACGATTTTTTCGCAGTGAATCTCATTGATTCCTGGAACCAATTGTCCTTGTGGATGGGTTACACTGCCGTAACGGATTCCCATACGTATCTGTTAAGAAATATCATCTTACCAGTGGGAATTAGTTTTTATACCTTCCAAACCATGTCTTATACGATTGATGTGTTTCGCAGACAAATCAAAGCGGAACGTGACTTTTTTGATTTTGCTCTTTTTGTGAATTATTTCCCACAACTTGTGGCAGGTCCCATCGAACGGGCCGCGGACCTTCTTCCTCAATTGAAAAAACCAAAATTCCCTACTTGGGACGGAGTACAAAAAGGATTATATGATATCCTTCTTGGTTACTTTATGAAGGTCTTTGTTGCGGATAATTTATCCACATACGTAGACCAAGTTTTCCTAGCTGGTAAATCTCTTTATACACAAAATCCAGACATCATCCAAGCCATGGACGGATCCCAAGTTTTTGCTGGTGGATTTTTGTTTTTAACACAAATTTATTGTGACTTTGCTGGTTATTCTTTTATTGCTCTTGGAGTCTCAAGGCTTCTCGGTGTCACACTCACCGTTAATTTTGAAACCCCAGAATTTTCTAAAACACCAACAGAGTTTTGGAATCGTTGGCACGTAACGCTAAACAGGTGGTTCCGTGATTATATTTATATTTCACTTGGTGGGAGTAAATACGGAAAGTTTGCACAATACAGAAACTTATTCATTATCTTCTTTTTGTCGGGACTTTGGCATGGAGCCAATTGGACCTTTATCACTTGGGGTTGTTTACAAGGTGTCTATACAATCATTTACCTAGTTGCCTTTGCCAAAAAGAAAGAAGACAAATCAAGTGATTTGGAAATACCCACGCCGACTCTATGGGGAAAAATCCAAAGTATCCTTTCTGGAACTTTTTCTAGATTACTCATTTATACACTGGTTGTATTTAGTGCCGTTGGATTTCGTTCTTACGATGCCAGTATGATGTTTCTCTATATGAAAAAATTCTTAATGGTTTGGGATTGGGACTTAAATCCAAATAATAACGTTAAGGACATGTTGGGTCTTTTTGAAGAGTATTTTAAGATTTTTTTACCTCTCCTCATCATCGATGGAATCACCTATTTCAAAAAGGAAAGGTATTGGGTATTTTTATCTCATCCACTCATTCAAGTTTTTGTTTTGTTTTTTATGGGATTTCTCATCCTCACACGAGGAGTTTTTGGAAAGGAGGTAATCTACTTTGCGTTCTAA
- a CDS encoding LIC_10421 family protein has protein sequence MKTTKIIATGILAFGLATANLQALDTNERLELLETAMIEQATTPAQKSAVSEYLANIAKEKVELAQSLRDRAGSTRGGKIVSQMNEKKELLRRAEALEKEAQKYRTVSMDLSQKSMLVAQN, from the coding sequence ATGAAAACAACAAAGATTATCGCAACAGGGATCTTGGCTTTCGGACTTGCAACAGCAAACCTTCAAGCTTTAGATACAAACGAAAGATTAGAGCTTTTGGAGACTGCTATGATTGAACAAGCAACCACTCCAGCGCAAAAATCTGCTGTTTCGGAATACCTAGCGAATATCGCAAAAGAAAAAGTGGAACTTGCTCAGTCACTTCGTGACAGAGCTGGATCTACTCGCGGTGGTAAAATTGTTAGCCAAATGAACGAGAAGAAAGAACTTCTTCGCCGTGCTGAGGCTCTCGAAAAAGAAGCACAAAAATACCGCACTGTCTCCATGGACCTAAGCCAAAAGTCCATGTTGGTAGCACAAAACTAA
- a CDS encoding RecQ family ATP-dependent DNA helicase, which translates to MGNLIVDPFGFTEIVRVTLDLRSELKTKFGFSEFRPGQEEAIRSVLSGQDTLAILPTGAGKSLIYQLPATIQKDKLTLVISPLIALMKDQTESLLAKGIPAAFCNSTQDEVEQMTILAKSVKGEIRVLLVSPERALSNGFLHIFRELDLFALVVDEAHCVSQWGHDFRPEYRQIHVLRERHPRPNFPILALTATATTKVQSDVQAALGMKSPKVVLSTFYRPNLKFSVEYPAAERDKADRLIELLEPWKDGRKFPGRAIVYCATRKKTDEVYELLKDFGFSVGKYHAGRTDGIRERTQNAYSSGKVPILVATNAFGMGMDQPDVRLVVHYQVPASLEAYYQEAGRAGRDGLNSECVLFFKSGDVATQAFMLSKETNFKGGDTLLKYIKEYANKEECRQVQLCSYFGESISLCGSCDICTETGTNLHRTHFLKSEAAKIQKKNEKRDYPLSDWEEETIQNFLKEHPAVFGKTIIAKTLVGKRTKDVLRYRMERNPFHGKLDGIPEEAVVAKLETWVEDKKVLVAGSKYPKLYLPNFAKTKSKISSSNSDDTNSSPSKLKKPPTLHSQILKELINYRDRKARQLKWKKFMVFQNPVLKRIAERKPKNLSELEATKGVGPAKVERFGKDIIEILSKWD; encoded by the coding sequence ATGGGGAATCTTATCGTTGACCCTTTCGGATTTACAGAAATCGTGAGAGTTACCTTGGATCTACGTTCGGAACTCAAAACCAAATTCGGTTTTTCGGAATTTCGCCCGGGCCAAGAAGAGGCCATTCGTTCCGTCCTGAGTGGACAAGATACCTTGGCCATTTTACCTACGGGGGCCGGAAAGTCTCTCATCTACCAACTTCCCGCAACCATCCAAAAAGACAAACTAACGTTAGTTATCTCACCTCTCATTGCTCTGATGAAAGACCAAACGGAGAGTTTGCTTGCCAAAGGAATTCCTGCTGCGTTTTGTAATTCCACCCAAGACGAAGTCGAACAAATGACGATCCTTGCCAAATCGGTAAAAGGAGAAATCCGAGTCCTACTCGTTTCACCAGAGAGAGCCCTTTCGAATGGATTTTTACATATCTTTCGGGAATTGGATTTGTTTGCCCTGGTTGTGGACGAAGCCCATTGTGTTTCGCAGTGGGGTCATGATTTTCGCCCCGAATACCGTCAAATCCATGTTTTGCGGGAGCGCCACCCTCGTCCTAATTTTCCAATCCTTGCACTAACTGCCACGGCCACAACCAAAGTCCAATCCGATGTTCAAGCAGCATTGGGAATGAAATCACCCAAAGTGGTGCTTTCTACTTTTTATAGACCCAATTTAAAATTCAGTGTGGAATATCCGGCTGCCGAAAGGGACAAAGCAGATCGATTGATCGAACTATTAGAACCTTGGAAAGATGGAAGAAAATTTCCGGGTCGAGCCATTGTTTATTGTGCCACAAGAAAAAAAACAGACGAGGTTTATGAACTTTTAAAAGACTTTGGATTCTCTGTTGGAAAGTACCATGCCGGTAGAACCGATGGGATTCGAGAACGAACACAAAATGCCTACTCTTCTGGAAAAGTTCCCATCCTTGTTGCCACCAATGCCTTTGGAATGGGGATGGACCAACCTGATGTTCGTTTGGTGGTACATTACCAAGTACCTGCTTCTTTGGAAGCCTATTACCAAGAAGCGGGCCGTGCGGGAAGAGACGGACTAAATTCGGAATGTGTTTTGTTTTTTAAATCGGGTGATGTGGCCACACAAGCCTTTATGTTATCCAAAGAAACCAATTTCAAAGGTGGGGATACTCTTCTTAAGTATATTAAGGAATATGCAAACAAAGAAGAATGTAGGCAAGTCCAACTCTGTTCTTATTTTGGTGAATCCATTTCTCTTTGTGGAAGTTGTGATATCTGCACTGAGACAGGAACCAATCTCCATCGTACTCATTTTTTAAAATCGGAAGCGGCAAAAATTCAAAAGAAAAATGAAAAAAGAGATTATCCCCTTTCTGATTGGGAAGAAGAAACCATTCAAAATTTTTTAAAAGAACATCCGGCTGTATTTGGAAAAACCATCATCGCTAAAACTCTTGTAGGCAAACGTACAAAAGATGTACTCCGCTACCGAATGGAGAGAAATCCCTTTCATGGAAAGTTGGATGGGATTCCCGAAGAAGCAGTGGTGGCAAAATTAGAAACGTGGGTGGAAGATAAAAAAGTTTTGGTGGCCGGATCCAAATACCCAAAATTATATTTACCCAATTTTGCAAAAACCAAATCAAAAATTTCCTCATCTAACTCTGATGATACGAACTCTTCGCCATCAAAATTAAAAAAACCACCCACTCTTCATTCACAAATATTAAAAGAACTCATAAACTACCGAGATCGTAAGGCCAGACAACTCAAATGGAAAAAGTTTATGGTATTTCAAAATCCTGTTCTCAAACGAATCGCCGAAAGAAAACCTAAAAATCTTTCGGAACTAGAAGCCACAAAAGGTGTGGGCCCTGCCAAAGTAGAACGATTTGGAAAAGATATTATCGAAATCTTATCCAAGTGGGATTAA
- a CDS encoding cell division protein FtsQ/DivIB has protein sequence MVDTPQEIKEKRFGRVVPILLVFLGLVALGLIFRWAKPAKPVVRLEWEGLVVLSPNLILTFLDVDPESPKIGDWKDWEKKLANHPRIRKVRITRDPDGFLNINVQEKVAEFVIHVGSSLYEVNEDLEILSRDRVLADHLIVISGQFTVGENKLEGRQIFDITKEMRQAISLYPTLKSRISELVAERDGNFTMYLKSPNSIKVYLGDKLELNVFRKLYASLAYMETESVKAVSIDLRGEDAIYH, from the coding sequence ATGGTTGACACTCCCCAAGAAATCAAAGAAAAACGATTTGGGCGCGTGGTTCCCATTCTGCTTGTTTTTTTGGGCCTTGTGGCTCTGGGACTGATCTTTCGCTGGGCTAAACCCGCGAAGCCAGTGGTTCGATTGGAATGGGAAGGGCTTGTGGTTCTTTCTCCCAATTTGATTCTCACGTTTCTAGATGTGGATCCAGAATCACCAAAGATAGGAGATTGGAAGGATTGGGAGAAAAAACTCGCAAACCATCCTAGGATTCGTAAGGTAAGAATCACAAGAGACCCTGATGGATTTTTAAATATCAATGTACAGGAGAAAGTCGCCGAATTTGTCATACATGTAGGAAGTTCCCTGTATGAAGTGAATGAAGATCTGGAGATACTTTCCAGAGATCGAGTGTTAGCTGATCATTTAATTGTGATTAGTGGGCAGTTCACCGTGGGGGAAAACAAACTAGAAGGCAGACAAATTTTTGATATCACCAAAGAAATGCGACAGGCTATCTCCTTATACCCAACACTTAAATCCAGAATTTCAGAACTTGTCGCTGAACGTGACGGCAATTTTACTATGTACCTAAAATCACCAAACTCTATAAAAGTTTATTTAGGTGATAAGTTAGAGTTAAATGTATTTCGCAAATTATATGCATCCTTGGCTTATATGGAAACTGAATCTGTAAAAGCAGTTTCTATTGATTTAAGAGGAGAGGACGCAATTTACCACTAA
- a CDS encoding caspase family protein, translating into MFSFRNIFVCILTAYLIGLPVFGQNRYALFIGTNYKGNTAKIPELNLCEADATFLKEKIQKKGNFKDIKVLLGSMVTRDNVKNAISQLGKVVGKEDSVFLYFSGHGMYMKDAKAKNGMRNYLICYDRPHISDEELNEFLTEIKSQKTVLVMDCCYSGGIAKKGKNTRGAAEIPIAQGNDGVVRQNAEDYFFQDKAVISSSDDDQTSIEVGGTINHGIFTYNFGNALEKGDLNKDSVVTALEAFFVAKEDTVKMARQFNHEQTPQVSGNAAGIFLSGSPKPQTPPPKPPNVVVNVPITPVETTTPNTNTTTPPVAPEPEPTPANDTTVVIPPIVEVEPPAPPSVTTGSILIRTSIIKDKSYGGAATKSPYDLLNKQGKLKSSPAEDKVRSIKVLVDDQEYTSQVTTEKSKIWGSVTKNGTLIQGDIYNVKIDNLPAGVHQIEIRADKYPIYKTATAVLPKQTVTVDAVNSMDGFGAIRGRVFYKTLDNPIEKHPIYMPTVVSTNQIFKVTTDKDGYFWFTNLKPGKYEIRASFMEEMKLENSEIQVQPGEVTNVDIILNKKLSYTKTKY; encoded by the coding sequence ATGTTTTCGTTTCGAAACATATTTGTTTGTATTCTAACGGCCTATCTCATCGGATTACCGGTGTTTGGGCAAAACCGTTATGCGTTGTTCATTGGAACCAACTACAAAGGAAACACCGCAAAAATCCCTGAGTTGAATCTCTGTGAAGCAGATGCCACTTTCTTAAAAGAAAAAATTCAAAAAAAAGGAAACTTCAAGGATATCAAAGTCCTGTTAGGTTCCATGGTCACTCGTGATAATGTCAAAAATGCCATCAGCCAATTGGGGAAAGTAGTCGGCAAAGAGGACTCAGTTTTTTTATACTTCTCCGGCCATGGAATGTATATGAAAGATGCGAAAGCAAAAAACGGAATGCGTAACTATCTCATTTGTTACGATCGCCCGCATATCTCCGATGAAGAGTTAAATGAATTTTTAACAGAAATCAAATCCCAAAAAACCGTACTTGTGATGGATTGTTGTTATTCCGGTGGGATTGCCAAAAAAGGGAAAAACACTCGTGGTGCCGCAGAAATCCCCATTGCCCAAGGGAACGATGGGGTAGTCCGCCAAAATGCTGAGGACTATTTTTTCCAAGACAAAGCTGTCATTTCTTCCTCTGACGATGACCAAACTTCCATCGAAGTGGGTGGAACCATCAATCATGGTATCTTTACTTATAACTTTGGAAATGCTCTGGAAAAAGGGGATTTAAACAAAGATAGCGTGGTGACTGCCCTTGAAGCCTTCTTTGTTGCCAAAGAAGATACTGTCAAAATGGCGCGCCAGTTCAACCACGAACAGACCCCGCAAGTTTCTGGGAATGCGGCAGGAATCTTTTTATCAGGATCTCCAAAACCACAAACCCCTCCGCCGAAACCACCCAATGTTGTGGTGAACGTTCCGATCACTCCGGTAGAAACCACCACTCCAAATACGAATACAACAACTCCTCCTGTGGCACCAGAGCCGGAACCAACTCCTGCCAACGATACAACAGTGGTCATTCCGCCCATTGTTGAGGTAGAACCGCCGGCACCGCCTTCTGTCACTACGGGAAGCATTCTCATTCGTACCTCCATCATCAAAGACAAGTCTTATGGGGGAGCGGCTACAAAATCTCCTTATGACCTCCTGAACAAACAGGGAAAACTAAAATCTTCCCCTGCTGAAGACAAAGTAAGGTCGATCAAGGTTCTTGTGGATGACCAGGAATACACTTCTCAAGTCACTACTGAGAAATCCAAAATCTGGGGATCTGTAACCAAAAACGGAACTCTCATTCAGGGAGATATCTACAATGTAAAAATAGACAATCTTCCTGCCGGAGTACACCAAATCGAAATCCGTGCAGACAAATACCCGATTTACAAAACAGCAACGGCAGTTCTCCCAAAACAGACTGTGACTGTAGATGCAGTAAATTCTATGGATGGATTTGGTGCGATTCGGGGCCGAGTGTTTTACAAAACCTTGGACAATCCGATTGAAAAACACCCCATCTACATGCCGACAGTGGTTTCCACAAACCAAATCTTCAAGGTCACCACAGACAAAGATGGATATTTTTGGTTCACCAACCTAAAACCGGGGAAATACGAAATCCGAGCTAGTTTCATGGAAGAAATGAAGTTAGAGAACTCAGAGATTCAGGTACAACCTGGGGAAGTGACCAATGTGGACATCATCCTCAATAAAAAATTGAGTTATACAAAGACCAAATACTGA
- a CDS encoding penicillin-binding protein activator LpoB, producing MKQILFSFLLVGFLFQCSSSPKRLDNADDYISDSGGLTSQELVKAADKLAGQIGEYFKENPHEEGVFVAHFPTRNDTSEQIQTELFDNAFVSKLIKGKIYTVRTKTREQSLNEIQFSLSGLTSNRLSIGKLKSPNFFVRCEINENMFTSNGEKIVEQSINIELVEVETTIAVWSEKVSYRKLAVRGNKGVSW from the coding sequence ATGAAACAAATTCTTTTCTCGTTTCTCTTAGTAGGATTCTTATTCCAATGCAGTAGCAGTCCCAAACGACTCGACAACGCTGATGATTATATCTCTGACTCAGGTGGGCTCACAAGCCAGGAATTGGTGAAAGCTGCCGACAAACTTGCGGGCCAAATTGGTGAGTATTTTAAAGAAAACCCACATGAAGAAGGTGTTTTCGTTGCTCACTTCCCTACTCGTAACGATACTTCCGAACAAATCCAAACAGAGCTTTTTGACAATGCTTTTGTTTCTAAACTCATCAAAGGAAAAATTTATACCGTTCGTACAAAAACAAGAGAACAATCACTCAATGAAATTCAGTTCAGTTTATCAGGACTCACTTCCAATAGACTTTCTATCGGAAAATTAAAATCTCCAAACTTCTTTGTTCGATGTGAAATCAATGAAAACATGTTTACTTCTAATGGAGAAAAAATCGTAGAACAGTCCATCAATATTGAACTTGTAGAAGTTGAGACTACAATTGCTGTTTGGTCTGAAAAAGTTTCTTATCGTAAACTCGCCGTTCGAGGAAATAAAGGGGTTAGTTGGTAA
- the ftsZ gene encoding cell division protein FtsZ, with product MLYLEEEKTSPAIIKVIGVGGGGMNAVTRMVHSKMTGVDFIVMNTDEQVLLKSPVEVKIQLGNKVTRGMGAGGDPELGEKAAIEDKERIVSALKGADMVFVTAGMGGGTGTGAAPIIAAIAKEMKCLVVGVVTVPFSFEGKRRAELAKQGIDQLRANVDTLITIRNDSIFQVVDKNTPVDMAFRVIDDILLNGVRGISDIINHPGIINVDFADVKTIMKDTGDAILGVGEGSGETRVSEAVEQAINNTLLEDSNIQGAKSLLINVTGGNDLTIHEWNEVSQIITAQADPDANIIIGLNEDVSLSDQIRVTVIATGFNKKGKQYQREQKVVGSEESISPMVYIRKSTEEKESGLGRDADSARSIRQTNRGFSSQKQSSPFQNYGEDYDIPAFLRRKND from the coding sequence ATGTTGTACCTAGAAGAAGAAAAAACAAGCCCAGCAATTATTAAAGTCATTGGAGTCGGTGGAGGCGGGATGAACGCCGTCACTCGAATGGTTCATTCTAAAATGACTGGTGTTGACTTTATTGTGATGAACACCGACGAACAAGTATTATTAAAATCTCCTGTAGAAGTAAAAATCCAGTTAGGTAACAAAGTAACCAGAGGGATGGGTGCCGGTGGTGATCCAGAACTCGGTGAAAAGGCAGCTATTGAAGACAAGGAACGAATTGTATCGGCATTGAAAGGGGCTGATATGGTGTTTGTCACTGCTGGGATGGGTGGCGGAACAGGAACCGGTGCGGCTCCTATCATTGCAGCCATTGCCAAAGAAATGAAATGTTTGGTTGTTGGTGTGGTAACAGTTCCATTTTCTTTTGAAGGAAAACGTAGAGCGGAACTTGCAAAACAAGGTATTGACCAACTCCGTGCAAACGTAGACACACTCATCACCATTCGTAACGATTCTATCTTCCAAGTGGTGGACAAAAATACTCCTGTGGATATGGCATTTCGAGTGATCGACGATATCTTGTTAAATGGTGTTCGTGGGATTAGTGATATCATTAACCATCCAGGGATCATCAATGTAGACTTTGCCGATGTAAAAACCATTATGAAGGATACTGGGGATGCAATTTTAGGAGTGGGTGAAGGAAGTGGAGAAACTCGTGTGAGTGAGGCTGTAGAACAAGCCATCAACAACACTCTCCTCGAAGATTCAAACATCCAAGGTGCCAAGTCTCTTCTTATCAATGTGACTGGGGGAAATGATCTTACCATCCATGAATGGAATGAAGTTTCTCAAATCATTACAGCACAGGCAGATCCCGATGCCAATATCATCATTGGACTGAATGAAGATGTTTCTCTCTCTGACCAAATTAGAGTGACTGTGATTGCGACTGGATTTAATAAAAAGGGAAAACAATACCAAAGAGAACAAAAGGTGGTAGGTTCGGAAGAATCCATTTCTCCTATGGTTTACATCCGAAAGTCGACGGAAGAAAAGGAATCTGGATTGGGAAGGGATGCAGATTCGGCCCGTTCTATTCGCCAAACGAACCGAGGATTTTCTTCACAAAAACAATCCTCCCCGTTTCAAAACTACGGAGAGGATTACGATATCCCTGCTTTTTTAAGAAGAAAGAACGATTAA